The Phycisphaerales bacterium genome has a segment encoding these proteins:
- a CDS encoding serine/threonine-protein kinase: MADSQRSGQPSMSAATDLADLIDRFAELCDAAPHERDRWLNELEQSDAGAARMLRRMLDAEASGEAQTLDTPLLDLDVELMDGHAAIDAMPSHAPGLGGRYEVLRPLGFGANGDVYLARQRQPVERDVAIKVLRPSQVRPSTVERMAREAQALAALSHPNIATVLEAGQTDDGRPFIATEYVAGESIDQWCTATMAPARVRIRMLALVCRAVEHMHQRGVIHRDLKPTNILVAGTPEDPQPKILDLGIARIIGEDGQAAPTLTQPGALLGSLGYIAPEQFEGAPADTRSDIFALGRVLERVLNKIEDQWLLRQGRDIAAIVAKAVEQDAARRYSSAGAMAEDLESLLAGHGVSARRPSVLELLARTVRRHPRHALAVFVGTAGLCIAAGIAVERSLAQAQALRDRSSVLELQKSLLTETLDGSVRILGRYAGTLEQRAEMATRLDSQLRSMLLLAPDDRDLRVLLARVGTERARISLARGDLDGAASLALDAVGSMRADIRPEIAPVEEIRHLGLALVVYGDCLAQMKSYDDATEAYRQALELHRDARTRFPRHVGLLDDLSWSLDRFSQPVSHDGIPAEWSDRAPWLVMAEERLELADDLLRIDPGRYLSRFNAAVARLKLGRIYCEHDDARAQELLIAAAQMLEALARQDPGRTAVHARLSTTWSVLAEMHARLGRPDQAISAQERAVAALIDAVGSQPMADAHLARNLQQQAGRLEALYATHGRLDDAQALRDRVARMNQPVVRGGPEDKE, encoded by the coding sequence ATGGCCGATTCCCAACGCTCTGGCCAGCCAAGCATGTCGGCCGCGACCGACCTCGCCGATCTGATCGACCGGTTCGCCGAACTGTGCGATGCTGCGCCGCACGAGCGCGACCGGTGGCTGAACGAACTGGAGCAGAGCGATGCGGGCGCTGCGCGGATGCTCCGCCGTATGCTCGACGCCGAGGCGTCCGGTGAGGCCCAGACGCTCGACACGCCGCTGCTGGACCTCGATGTTGAACTCATGGACGGCCACGCGGCAATCGACGCCATGCCCTCGCACGCGCCGGGATTGGGCGGACGCTACGAGGTGCTGCGTCCGCTTGGCTTTGGGGCCAACGGTGACGTGTACCTGGCTCGGCAGCGTCAACCGGTCGAGCGGGATGTGGCCATTAAGGTGCTACGGCCCAGCCAGGTGCGGCCCAGCACGGTGGAGCGCATGGCCCGCGAGGCCCAGGCCCTGGCGGCGCTCAGCCACCCCAACATCGCCACGGTGTTGGAGGCCGGCCAGACCGACGACGGGCGGCCATTTATCGCGACCGAGTACGTCGCCGGAGAGTCGATCGACCAGTGGTGCACGGCGACGATGGCTCCGGCGCGTGTGCGCATCCGGATGCTCGCCCTTGTCTGCCGCGCCGTCGAGCACATGCACCAGCGTGGCGTGATCCACCGGGATCTCAAGCCCACGAATATCCTCGTGGCCGGGACGCCTGAGGATCCGCAACCCAAGATCCTGGACCTGGGCATCGCCAGGATCATCGGCGAGGATGGGCAGGCTGCGCCCACGCTCACCCAGCCGGGGGCGCTGCTGGGCAGCCTGGGCTACATCGCCCCCGAGCAGTTCGAGGGCGCCCCGGCCGACACGCGCAGCGACATCTTCGCGCTCGGGCGGGTGCTGGAGCGTGTGCTGAACAAGATCGAAGATCAATGGCTGCTCCGCCAGGGCCGAGACATCGCGGCGATTGTCGCCAAGGCCGTGGAACAAGATGCGGCGCGTCGATATTCGTCCGCCGGTGCGATGGCCGAGGACCTGGAGTCGTTGCTGGCCGGTCATGGCGTCTCGGCCAGGCGTCCATCGGTTCTGGAGCTTCTGGCGCGCACCGTTCGCCGACACCCACGCCACGCCCTTGCCGTCTTCGTGGGCACGGCAGGCCTGTGCATCGCGGCGGGCATCGCGGTGGAGCGATCGTTGGCTCAGGCCCAGGCCCTCCGTGATCGCTCCAGCGTGCTGGAATTGCAGAAGTCGCTGCTCACCGAGACGCTCGATGGCAGCGTGAGGATCCTGGGTCGCTACGCCGGCACGCTCGAGCAGCGGGCCGAGATGGCGACTCGCCTGGACTCGCAGCTCCGCTCGATGCTCCTCCTTGCCCCCGATGACCGGGACCTGCGCGTGCTGCTGGCCCGCGTTGGTACGGAGCGCGCCCGGATCTCGCTCGCCCGAGGTGACCTCGACGGCGCGGCGTCGCTCGCCCTTGACGCCGTCGGCTCGATGCGCGCCGACATCCGGCCGGAAATCGCACCCGTGGAGGAGATCCGTCATCTCGGGCTGGCACTGGTGGTGTACGGCGATTGCCTCGCACAGATGAAGTCGTACGACGACGCCACCGAGGCCTATCGGCAGGCGCTCGAGCTGCATCGCGATGCCCGCACGCGCTTTCCTCGGCATGTCGGGTTGCTGGACGATCTCAGCTGGAGCCTGGACCGCTTCAGCCAGCCGGTCAGCCACGACGGGATTCCGGCCGAGTGGTCGGACCGCGCCCCGTGGCTCGTGATGGCCGAGGAGCGCCTCGAACTCGCGGACGACCTGCTCCGCATCGATCCAGGCCGGTACCTGTCCCGCTTCAACGCGGCGGTGGCCCGTCTCAAGCTTGGCCGGATCTATTGCGAGCACGACGACGCGCGGGCTCAAGAGCTCTTGATTGCTGCCGCGCAGATGCTCGAGGCGCTGGCGAGGCAGGACCCCGGTCGCACGGCGGTGCACGCTCGCCTCTCGACGACGTGGAGCGTCCTGGCAGAAATGCATGCCCGGCTCGGCCGACCCGACCAGGCGATCTCCGCGCAAGAGCGGGCCGTGGCCGCGTTGATCGATGCGGTGGGGTCCCAGCCCATGGCCGACGCCCACCTGGCCAGGAACCTGCAGCAGCAGGCCGGCCGGCTGGAGGCGCTCTATGCGACGCATGGACGGCTCGACGACGCCCAGGCCCTCCGAGATCGCGTGGCTCGCATGAACCAACCAGTCGTACGTGGTGGGCCAGAAGACAAAGAGTG